In the Candidatus Bathyarchaeota archaeon genome, one interval contains:
- a CDS encoding amidohydrolase family protein yields MAKVSVDTLVLGGTLLPMNRAGTILKDGGLAITGDRITDVDYCHRLRKKYTAERTIDARRTAIIPGLVDTYGHAGHGLIRGLYHPIHGWPAGHLYWHATTDRWWYAEAQLAATERLSFGVTTGASIIGSTPARTDSPIFAIRNAEAYSKVGIRAVLGVGPPDQFIPHIPTPWSGTHFEGGQWFERTFTHEDAVANSVEVIKKWHKGANGRIKIALAPAYLFGRHTNRGRFAYEYKPEDIPVMVERGEEMRELADLYGVQIHTHIFAGSVEFALENFGEETVDGLLGPDVVVAHGNGLSSREVEALGRNQCGVATAPSTAENVWYGYPPIMGLLEAGANVSISTDGSAPRFSFDIFKDIHRAMWHQWMIHGTQTVLPVGKALRMVTIDAARVLGMSDEVGSLEPGKKADVTLVNLDKPHLSPETFVPNLLAYYANGNDVDTVMVDGVILMEKREILSIDREKVMKLAREEAENAFDRVDLEKYKEADHNFWHGIHYEE; encoded by the coding sequence TTGGCAAAGGTTTCCGTGGACACTCTCGTCCTCGGAGGCACTCTCCTCCCTATGAACCGAGCTGGCACAATTCTTAAGGACGGAGGCCTCGCCATCACCGGCGATAGGATTACAGACGTTGATTATTGTCACAGACTTAGGAAAAAGTACACCGCGGAAAGAACTATCGATGCCCGGAGAACCGCGATCATCCCTGGGCTTGTAGATACCTATGGTCATGCAGGCCACGGTCTCATCCGGGGGCTATATCACCCTATCCATGGCTGGCCAGCGGGCCATCTATATTGGCACGCCACTACCGACCGGTGGTGGTACGCCGAGGCCCAACTCGCCGCCACCGAGCGTCTCAGCTTTGGAGTCACTACCGGGGCATCTATCATCGGGTCCACTCCTGCTCGCACCGATAGTCCTATATTCGCAATTAGAAACGCAGAAGCCTACTCCAAAGTCGGCATAAGGGCTGTGCTAGGAGTAGGCCCCCCGGATCAATTCATTCCCCACATCCCTACACCGTGGAGCGGCACCCACTTTGAGGGCGGCCAGTGGTTCGAGAGGACCTTCACCCACGAGGATGCGGTCGCCAACTCCGTGGAGGTCATCAAGAAGTGGCACAAGGGTGCAAACGGACGAATCAAGATAGCCCTCGCTCCGGCTTACCTCTTCGGACGCCACACGAATCGAGGCAGATTCGCTTATGAATACAAGCCGGAAGACATCCCCGTTATGGTGGAGAGAGGTGAGGAGATGAGGGAACTTGCAGACCTTTACGGGGTCCAGATTCATACTCACATCTTCGCGGGATCAGTTGAATTCGCCTTGGAAAACTTTGGAGAGGAGACAGTAGATGGGCTCCTAGGACCCGACGTGGTGGTGGCCCATGGGAACGGTCTTAGCTCCCGGGAGGTGGAGGCCCTAGGCAGGAACCAGTGCGGCGTCGCAACCGCTCCCTCCACCGCCGAGAACGTCTGGTACGGCTACCCCCCGATCATGGGGTTACTGGAGGCGGGAGCAAATGTCTCAATATCCACCGACGGTTCTGCTCCCCGCTTCAGTTTTGACATCTTCAAAGACATCCACCGAGCAATGTGGCACCAATGGATGATCCACGGCACTCAGACTGTACTCCCTGTGGGAAAAGCCCTCAGGATGGTCACCATTGATGCTGCAAGAGTCCTCGGCATGAGTGATGAGGTCGGCTCCCTAGAGCCCGGGAAAAAGGCTGACGTTACTCTGGTGAACCTTGATAAGCCCCACCTCTCCCCGGAGACTTTTGTCCCAAATCTTCTCGCTTACTATGCCAACGGCAACGACGTGGACACTGTTATGGTAGATGGAGTGATTCTGATGGAGAAAAGGGAAATCTTGAGTATTGACAGGGAAAAAGTAATGAAGCTTGCTCGGGAGGAGGCCGAAAATGCTTTTGATCGAGTAGACCTAGAGAAATACAAGGAGGCGGACCACAATTTCTGGCATGGGATCCACTACGAGGAGTAA
- a CDS encoding zinc-ribbon domain-containing protein, whose product MNCQFCGDEIKDNHKFCSDCGTTISPEALDFIITTTPTI is encoded by the coding sequence TTGAATTGCCAGTTTTGCGGAGACGAGATCAAGGACAACCATAAATTCTGCTCTGACTGCGGCACGACTATCTCCCCTGAGGCTCTAGACTTCATTATAACCACGACGCCCACAATCTAG
- a CDS encoding YbjQ family protein yields MISSDKIVTTPSIQGYKITKVLGLVTGLSPRTRGVGGQIWGSIEALRGGEVSAFTVEIEKARLEAIKRVIENAEKLGANAIVGIDLETSEMGSAKMSIMVISATGTAVVVEPEPTRYSH; encoded by the coding sequence ATGATTAGTAGTGATAAGATAGTTACCACCCCGTCAATACAGGGATATAAAATAACAAAGGTACTTGGATTAGTAACCGGGTTATCTCCGAGAACAAGGGGAGTCGGAGGACAGATCTGGGGATCGATCGAAGCTCTTCGAGGCGGTGAGGTTTCTGCTTTCACGGTAGAGATAGAAAAAGCTAGACTCGAAGCTATAAAACGTGTCATTGAAAATGCAGAGAAACTAGGTGCTAACGCTATCGTTGGGATAGACTTAGAGACCTCTGAAATGGGTTCAGCGAAGATGAGTATCATGGTCATCTCAGCCACGGGAACTGCCGTAGTGGTTGAACCAGAACCAACACGTTACTCCCATTAA